In Flavobacteriales bacterium, the sequence ACTTTGCTTGAGCTATAATAGCCCCATCGTCATATTTATCATTGACAACATGAATCGTGATTCCCGTTTCTTTTTCTTTATGAAGCAAAACGGCATTGTGAACGTGGTGTCCATACATGCCTTTACCTCCATACTTTGGTAGTAAAGAAGGGTGAACATTTAAGATTTTATTTTCAAAATGATCTAAAATATTTTGGGGTACTTTCCAAAGGAAACCAGCTAATATTACATAGTCAATGTTGTTAGCTTTTAATAGTTCAAGAACATGGTCTGATTCAAAAAAATCATAACGATTAAAATGCTGTGATTGAATATTAGCATTTTGTGCATGATTTAATGCTCCAGCTGAAGCTTTATTCGATAATACTAAAGCAACTTCTATTGACTCAGAATTGTTAAAATGAGTAATAATGTTAAAGATGTTACTTCCTGTTCCTGAGGCAAATAGAGCTAGTTTTGTCTTCGTTGTTTTTGTAGAATTCATTACGCTTGGTTTCAAAATTGGGCGCAAAGGTAAGAATAGATTTAAGACTGAATGTTATTTCTTCGTTAACTATTTGTCTTTTTTATGTCAAGAGTTAAAATTTAAGCTCGTTTCCCCAGTTCAATTACTTCTAAGTCCTTAATGTCTCCATTGTCGAGTGTAAACCTTAACATTGTTCTGATTTTATGAAACCCATGAATTCCTGCTGCCCCAGGGTTCATATAGAGCATCTTTAATTTTTTATCGAGTTGAACTTTACAAATGTGAGAATGTCCACAAATAAATATTTTTGGAGGGTTTTTGTTTATTTCTTCTCTTAGTCTATAATCATAAGCGTATGGTTTTCCTCCTATATGAGTTATCCATACCGTTACACCTTCAAGTGTAAATCGATTGTGTTCTGGATATTCAGCCCTTACTATATGATTGTCAATGTTTCCATAAACTGCACGTACAGGAGCAATTTTCTTGAGTTGATCCATTACAGCAATATCTCCAATATCACCTGCATGCCAAATCTCATCACACTCCATAAAATATTTTATAAAGCGTGGGTCAAAGTGACTGTGCGTATCG encodes:
- a CDS encoding phosphoribosylglycinamide formyltransferase, whose product is MNSTKTTKTKLALFASGTGSNIFNIITHFNNSESIEVALVLSNKASAGALNHAQNANIQSQHFNRYDFFESDHVLELLKANNIDYVILAGFLWKVPQNILDHFENKILNVHPSLLPKYGGKGMYGHHVHNAVLLHKEKETGITIHVVNDKYDDGAIIAQAKCNVVKDETLETLQKKISQLEKENFPITIEQFIKNN
- a CDS encoding metallophosphatase family protein — its product is MKRIGLLSDTHSHFDPRFIKYFMECDEIWHAGDIGDIAVMDQLKKIAPVRAVYGNIDNHIVRAEYPEHNRFTLEGVTVWITHIGGKPYAYDYRLREEINKNPPKIFICGHSHICKVQLDKKLKMLYMNPGAAGIHGFHKIRTMLRFTLDNGDIKDLEVIELGKRA